In Candidatus Pelagibacter sp. HIMB1321, a single genomic region encodes these proteins:
- a CDS encoding NAD(P)-binding protein, whose protein sequence is MKDFCVIGSGVSGSTIANLLNKKYSVDLYDKARGPGGRSSFKRLKDKIGFDHGTQYISPKSQKFKRFVNQLIKKKVLKNWGGRHLFLNTQKKEDKKHVKIIGVKGNNDISKYLLKNINCHFHKELKKIEKKNKKWVLSFPDGDKKQYSNLILTCPFPQLKKLTKKIIHHSFLKQRIKMDANITVMISINKKISIVSSYFFDDPILGWAANENTKKRFKSNKNLWTLQSTYKWANKQINNNKINKDKNSQILIKRFFDLLQIKKIKPQDIINHGWKYSSNSMPPKINSYWNSSLKIGACGDWFVGPRFESGWISAMDLYKKIK, encoded by the coding sequence ATGAAAGATTTTTGTGTAATTGGGTCAGGTGTCTCGGGCTCAACAATTGCAAATCTTCTAAATAAAAAATATTCAGTTGATCTTTACGATAAAGCTAGAGGTCCAGGTGGTCGATCTTCATTTAAAAGATTAAAAGATAAAATAGGCTTTGATCATGGAACGCAATATATTTCACCAAAAAGCCAAAAGTTTAAAAGATTTGTTAATCAATTAATTAAAAAAAAAGTTTTAAAAAATTGGGGTGGAAGACATTTATTTTTAAATACTCAAAAAAAAGAGGATAAAAAACATGTTAAAATTATTGGAGTTAAAGGTAACAACGATATTAGCAAGTATCTTTTAAAAAATATTAATTGTCATTTTCATAAAGAATTAAAAAAAATTGAGAAAAAAAATAAAAAATGGGTTTTGTCATTTCCTGATGGAGACAAAAAACAATATTCAAATTTAATTTTAACATGTCCGTTTCCTCAATTAAAAAAACTTACTAAAAAAATTATTCACCATTCATTCCTTAAGCAAAGAATAAAGATGGATGCAAATATAACGGTTATGATTTCTATTAATAAAAAAATTAGTATAGTTAGCAGTTATTTTTTTGATGATCCAATTTTAGGATGGGCTGCTAATGAAAATACAAAAAAAAGATTTAAAAGTAATAAGAATTTATGGACGTTACAAAGCACATATAAATGGGCAAATAAGCAGATTAACAATAACAAAATCAATAAAGATAAAAATTCTCAAATTTTAATCAAAAGATTTTTCGATCTTTTGCAAATAAAAAAAATTAAACCTCAAGACATAATTAATCATGGGTGGAAATATTCATCTAATTCCATGCCTCCAAAGATTAATAGTTATTGGAATTCATCATTAAAAATTGGAGCATGTGGTGATTGGTTTGTGGGTCCAAGGTTCGAGTCTGGTTGGATTAGTGCGATGGATTTATATAAAAAGATAAAATAA
- the yczE gene encoding membrane protein YczE, whose translation MFLKIKNVPYVWWSSEKPLNFKPKISTFFYLCFGLTLFGLGEGLLIVSFTGASPWSVLAQGISLNVDLSIGTITFLISIGVLFLWIFLDQKPGIGTILNALIISVMIDLCIKFVPTPSDFIYQLILAICSVVLVGIGGGIYLVANLGPGPRDGLMIGLQKKTNLPIALVRALLEITVVTIGWYLGGIVGIGTLLFAIGIGPCVALGLYLVDKLFN comes from the coding sequence ATGTTCCTTAAAATTAAAAATGTACCATACGTTTGGTGGAGTTCAGAAAAACCATTAAATTTTAAACCAAAAATCTCAACATTTTTTTATTTATGTTTTGGATTAACTTTATTTGGCTTAGGAGAGGGGTTATTAATAGTTTCTTTTACTGGAGCGTCACCATGGAGTGTATTGGCTCAAGGAATTTCATTAAATGTAGATTTATCAATTGGCACAATCACTTTTCTCATTAGTATTGGTGTTTTATTTCTTTGGATTTTTTTAGATCAAAAACCTGGGATCGGAACAATTTTAAATGCATTAATAATTTCTGTAATGATAGATCTTTGTATTAAGTTTGTTCCAACACCGTCAGACTTTATTTATCAATTAATCTTAGCAATTTGTTCAGTGGTATTAGTTGGTATTGGCGGTGGTATTTATTTAGTTGCAAACTTGGGACCCGGACCAAGAGATGGTTTAATGATTGGTCTTCAAAAAAAAACAAATTTACCTATTGCTCTTGTAAGAGCATTATTAGAAATAACAGTTGTAACTATTGGATGGTATTTAGGTGGCATAGTAGGCATTGGAACCTTATTGTTTGCCATTGGTATTGGCCCTTGTGTAGCCTTAGGGTTATATTTGGTTGATAAATTATTTAATTAA
- the groL gene encoding chaperonin GroEL (60 kDa chaperone family; promotes refolding of misfolded polypeptides especially under stressful conditions; forms two stacked rings of heptamers to form a barrel-shaped 14mer; ends can be capped by GroES; misfolded proteins enter the barrel where they are refolded when GroES binds): MAKVIKFDAEARAAMMRGVNILADTVKVTLGPKGRNVVMDKSYGAPRITKDGVSVAKEIDLEDKFENMGAQMVKEVASKTNDEAGDGTTTATILAQAIVKEGVKYVTAGMNPMDVKRGIDAAVEVVKENLVSSAKKVKDSDEIAQVGTISANGDKEIGTMIAKAMQKVGNEGVITVEENKGIETELDVVEGMQFDRGYLSPYFITNSDKMTTELENPFILLHEKKLTNLQPMVPLLEAVVQAGRPLMIISEDVEGEALATLVVNKLRGGLKVVAVKAPGFGDRRKAMLEDIAILTGGQVISEDLGIKLENVKLEDLGSCKKVKVDKDNSTIVNGSGKKSDIEARCSSIKQQIDETTSDYDKEKLQERLAKLAGGVAVIKVGGATEVEVKERKDRVEDALNATRAAVEEGIVTGGGCALLYAAQELSKVKVKGDDQKAGVELVRKALEAPIRQITKNAGVDGSVVVGKLLEQNKKTHGYDAQSEEYCDMFSKGIIDPVKVVRTALQDAASISGLLVTTEAMIADKPEEKDAAGGMPGGMPGGMGGMGGMGGMGM, translated from the coding sequence ATGGCAAAAGTAATTAAATTTGATGCTGAAGCAAGAGCAGCAATGATGAGAGGTGTTAACATCTTAGCTGATACGGTAAAAGTTACGTTGGGACCAAAAGGTAGAAATGTAGTAATGGACAAATCTTATGGTGCTCCAAGAATAACTAAAGATGGTGTTTCAGTAGCTAAAGAAATTGATCTAGAAGATAAATTTGAGAACATGGGTGCTCAGATGGTTAAAGAAGTTGCTAGTAAAACAAATGATGAAGCTGGTGACGGTACAACTACTGCAACAATTTTAGCTCAAGCTATAGTTAAAGAAGGTGTAAAATATGTTACAGCAGGCATGAATCCAATGGATGTTAAACGAGGGATTGATGCGGCAGTAGAAGTTGTAAAAGAAAATCTTGTTTCCTCTGCGAAGAAAGTAAAAGACAGTGATGAGATTGCACAAGTAGGAACTATTTCTGCAAATGGTGACAAAGAAATTGGAACTATGATTGCAAAAGCGATGCAAAAAGTTGGAAATGAAGGTGTAATCACAGTTGAAGAAAATAAAGGTATTGAAACTGAATTAGATGTTGTTGAAGGTATGCAGTTTGACAGAGGTTATCTATCTCCATACTTTATCACTAACAGTGATAAAATGACTACAGAGTTAGAAAATCCTTTTATTCTTTTACATGAGAAAAAATTGACTAACTTACAACCAATGGTTCCTCTTTTAGAGGCAGTTGTTCAAGCTGGCAGACCATTAATGATTATCTCTGAAGATGTTGAAGGTGAAGCACTAGCGACACTTGTTGTAAACAAACTTAGAGGTGGTTTGAAAGTTGTAGCTGTTAAAGCTCCTGGATTTGGTGATAGAAGAAAAGCTATGCTTGAAGATATCGCTATCTTAACAGGTGGTCAGGTAATTTCTGAGGACTTAGGAATTAAACTTGAAAATGTTAAACTTGAGGATCTTGGCTCTTGTAAAAAAGTTAAGGTTGATAAAGATAACAGCACAATTGTTAACGGAAGTGGTAAAAAATCTGATATCGAGGCTAGATGCTCTTCAATCAAACAACAAATTGATGAAACAACATCTGACTACGATAAAGAAAAACTTCAAGAGAGACTTGCTAAACTAGCAGGTGGAGTTGCAGTAATCAAAGTTGGTGGTGCAACTGAAGTTGAAGTTAAAGAAAGAAAAGATAGAGTTGAAGATGCTTTAAATGCAACAAGAGCTGCTGTTGAGGAAGGTATTGTAACAGGTGGTGGATGTGCATTGTTATATGCTGCTCAAGAGCTAAGTAAGGTCAAAGTTAAAGGTGATGACCAAAAAGCTGGTGTTGAGTTAGTTAGAAAAGCACTTGAGGCTCCTATCAGACAAATTACTAAAAATGCTGGTGTAGATGGTTCAGTTGTAGTTGGTAAATTGTTAGAGCAAAACAAGAAAACACATGGTTATGATGCTCAGAGTGAAGAGTATTGCGATATGTTTTCAAAAGGTATCATAGACCCAGTTAAGGTTGTGAGAACTGCTCTACAAGACGCTGCTTCTATTTCTGGATTATTAGTAACCACAGAAGCTATGATCGCTGACAAGCCAGAAGAAAAAGATGCTGCAGGCGGAATGCCTGGTGGTATGCCTGGAGGAATGGGCGGCATGGGTGGTATGGGTGGAATGGGAATGTAA
- a CDS encoding TIGR01459 family HAD-type hydrolase codes for MTKNLDKDGLSSIAKNYDLFYIDLWGVLHNGISLHQEAVKVLNELEQEGKEYVLLTNAPRPSQAVRVFLKNMQLDEKIRNHVFSSGEASLNYLKNNFANKKFYHIGPPRDFDLFKEFEKDKSQSIENSEYLLCTGLFEKYDKDLNYYKDLFEKNINKQMICTNPDLIVDKGDKRELCAGSVAMVFEKMGGKVTYFGKPYSEVYNQSIDNKNKKVLCIGDNLNTDIKGANLLNYDSLLISNGVHKKEIEEKGIDVVSKNYEAICNFTQSELKW; via the coding sequence ATGACTAAAAATTTAGACAAAGACGGCTTGAGTTCAATTGCTAAAAATTACGACCTTTTTTATATTGATTTATGGGGTGTACTTCACAATGGAATTAGTCTTCACCAAGAAGCAGTCAAAGTACTCAATGAGCTAGAGCAAGAAGGCAAAGAATATGTCTTGTTAACAAATGCTCCAAGACCAAGTCAGGCTGTAAGAGTTTTTTTAAAGAATATGCAATTAGATGAGAAAATTAGAAATCATGTATTCAGTTCAGGTGAAGCCTCTTTGAATTATTTAAAAAATAATTTTGCAAATAAAAAATTTTATCACATAGGACCACCAAGAGATTTTGATTTGTTTAAAGAATTTGAAAAAGATAAATCACAGAGTATAGAAAATTCTGAATATTTACTATGCACAGGATTGTTTGAAAAATATGATAAAGATTTAAATTACTATAAAGATTTATTTGAAAAAAATATTAATAAACAAATGATATGCACTAATCCAGACCTAATTGTGGACAAAGGAGATAAAAGAGAATTGTGTGCAGGATCAGTTGCAATGGTTTTTGAAAAAATGGGAGGCAAAGTAACTTACTTTGGAAAACCGTATTCAGAAGTTTATAATCAATCAATCGATAATAAAAACAAAAAAGTTCTTTGTATAGGAGATAACTTAAATACAGATATTAAAGGTGCAAATTTATTAAATTATGATTCATTATTAATCAGTAACGGTGTTCATAAAAAAGAAATTGAAGAGAAGGGTATAGATGTTGTTTCAAAAAATTATGAGGCAATATGTAATTTTACTCAAAGTGAATTAAAGTGGTAA
- the groES gene encoding co-chaperone GroES: protein MKFKPLHDRVLIEVLDSSEKTAGGIIIPDTAQEKPQEGKVVAVGGGAKTEDGKIIPMDVKVGDKVLFGKWSGTEVKIDGKEYSIMKESDIMGISSK from the coding sequence ATGAAATTTAAACCGTTACACGATAGAGTTTTAATTGAAGTATTAGACAGCAGTGAAAAAACTGCTGGTGGAATAATCATCCCTGACACAGCACAAGAAAAACCTCAAGAAGGTAAAGTTGTTGCAGTTGGCGGTGGTGCAAAAACTGAAGATGGAAAAATAATTCCAATGGATGTTAAAGTTGGTGACAAAGTTTTATTTGGCAAATGGTCAGGAACTGAAGTCAAAATTGATGGCAAAGAATACAGCATAATGAAAGAATCAGACATTATGGGTATTTCAAGCAAATAA
- the typA gene encoding translational GTPase TypA, whose amino-acid sequence MSQEIRNITIIAHVDHGKTTLIDNLMKQSGSFRENEVVDERLMDSGELEKERGITILAKPASINWKNSRINIIDTPGHRDFAAEVERVLSMADGALLLIDSAEGVMPQTKFVLAKALKQGLKPIVVINKLDKADQRANEVLDETFDLFVSLDANEEQLDFPVLYASGRSGWADKEVDGPRENLNPLLDQIIDHVKPAELDKSKPFAMLSTLLYSDSFLGRSLVGRINQGTAKANQAIKAIDLEGNKVDEGRLTKIFRYEGTKKVPIEVGEAGDIVVIAGLEKANVADTICDLEVNDPIPATPIDPPTMSITITVNTSPLAGTEGKKLTSTQIRDRLLQEAQNNVGISFSENDGNDSFVVSGRGELMLEILLTQMRREGFEMTVSPPKVLFEKDDAGNRLEPIEEITVDIDDEYSSKVIDSMNRRKGKLIDLKDTGKDKKRLIFHAPTRGLMGYTSRFLTLTKGNGVINRIFHGYGAYEGDMEGRRNGALIAMEQGKAVAFAIFNLQARGEMFVTHNDPVYAGMIVGLSPKPGDMIINVMKGKKLTNMRTQGTDENVVLTPVRKMSIAEQLSMLNTDEALEITPTSCRLRKAILDPHERKRSEKSSAAA is encoded by the coding sequence ATGAGCCAAGAAATAAGAAATATTACGATTATTGCCCATGTTGATCATGGGAAGACAACTTTAATAGATAACCTCATGAAACAAAGTGGGTCTTTCAGAGAGAATGAGGTAGTAGATGAGAGACTAATGGACTCTGGTGAATTAGAAAAAGAGAGAGGAATTACTATTCTTGCAAAACCTGCATCAATCAATTGGAAAAATTCTAGAATAAATATTATTGATACTCCTGGTCACAGAGATTTTGCTGCGGAAGTTGAGAGGGTTTTAAGTATGGCTGACGGTGCTTTACTTTTAATAGACTCTGCAGAAGGTGTGATGCCTCAAACTAAATTTGTATTAGCTAAAGCTTTAAAGCAAGGCTTGAAGCCAATAGTTGTTATTAATAAATTAGATAAAGCTGATCAAAGAGCAAATGAAGTTTTGGATGAAACTTTCGATTTATTTGTAAGTTTAGATGCAAATGAAGAACAATTAGATTTTCCAGTGCTTTATGCTAGTGGTAGATCAGGTTGGGCGGATAAGGAAGTTGATGGACCAAGAGAAAATTTAAACCCTCTTTTAGATCAAATTATAGATCATGTTAAACCAGCAGAGTTGGATAAATCTAAACCATTTGCGATGCTATCAACATTGTTATATTCAGATAGTTTTTTAGGTAGAAGTTTAGTTGGGAGAATTAATCAAGGAACTGCAAAAGCAAATCAAGCTATTAAAGCAATCGACTTAGAAGGTAATAAAGTTGATGAGGGAAGATTAACTAAAATATTTAGATATGAAGGAACAAAAAAAGTACCTATAGAAGTAGGTGAAGCAGGTGACATTGTCGTTATTGCTGGCCTAGAAAAAGCGAACGTTGCAGATACCATATGTGATTTAGAAGTTAATGATCCAATACCAGCAACACCAATTGATCCACCTACAATGTCTATTACGATTACTGTCAATACTTCTCCACTAGCGGGCACAGAGGGTAAAAAACTAACAAGTACACAAATTAGAGATAGATTGCTTCAAGAAGCACAGAATAATGTTGGTATCTCTTTTTCTGAAAATGATGGAAATGACTCATTCGTAGTAAGTGGTAGAGGTGAATTAATGTTGGAGATTTTGCTTACTCAAATGAGAAGAGAAGGATTTGAAATGACAGTAAGTCCTCCAAAAGTATTATTCGAAAAAGATGATGCTGGAAATAGATTAGAGCCAATTGAAGAAATCACTGTAGACATTGATGATGAATATTCATCAAAAGTAATAGATTCAATGAATAGAAGAAAAGGTAAGCTAATTGATCTTAAAGATACTGGAAAAGACAAAAAGAGACTTATTTTTCATGCACCAACAAGAGGGTTGATGGGTTACACAAGTCGATTTTTAACTCTTACAAAAGGTAACGGGGTCATAAATAGAATTTTTCATGGCTATGGTGCTTATGAAGGGGATATGGAAGGTAGAAGAAATGGCGCTTTGATTGCAATGGAACAAGGCAAAGCTGTTGCTTTTGCAATTTTTAACCTACAGGCAAGAGGTGAAATGTTCGTAACACACAATGATCCGGTTTATGCAGGTATGATTGTAGGCTTATCTCCTAAGCCTGGTGATATGATTATTAATGTCATGAAGGGTAAAAAATTAACTAATATGAGAACTCAAGGTACTGATGAAAATGTTGTACTTACGCCTGTTAGAAAAATGTCTATTGCAGAACAATTAAGTATGCTTAATACTGACGAAGCATTAGAAATTACACCCACTTCTTGTAGATTGAGAAAAGCAATTTTAGATCCACACGAAAGAAAAAGAAGTGAAAAATCAAGCGCTGCAGCTTAA
- the tldD gene encoding metalloprotease TldD — protein sequence MSNFFEKTDLTRKDAENIVSDTLNKCDDGELYFEDSKSESIMLDDNKIKSSNYSSDLGFGFRAISGEIVAYSHSNEISKNSLNQSSRNLKSTLKSSNGTYNQEIPKTNKKFYNDINPIEEKNLKSKLEVLNKVNDYLRSKDTNVKQVTTSFSGEQKSIEIIRLGGQSITDVRPLVRFNVSVMLEKNGRKETGVYGIGGRQSYDSYLDNENWKNVCDEAYRIASVNLESKPAPAGEMKVVLGPGWPAILIHEAIGHGLEGDFNRKKTSAFHDLMGQRVASEGVTIVDDGTLDKRRGSLTIDDEGTPTERTVLIENGILKNFMQDRLNARLMKTKSTGNGRRESYKHVVLPRMRNTMMLSGKNTQDEMISSVDKGIFAVSFGGGQVDITSGKFVFNCTEAYEIIDGKIGSPIKGATLIGDGPSILKEVSMVGNDMMLDPGIGTCGKAGQGVPVGVAQPSILIDKMTVGGTKL from the coding sequence GTGAGTAATTTCTTCGAAAAAACAGATTTAACAAGAAAAGATGCTGAAAATATAGTTTCAGATACTTTAAATAAATGTGATGATGGTGAGCTGTATTTTGAGGACTCTAAATCAGAAAGTATTATGTTGGATGATAATAAAATTAAAAGTTCCAACTACAGTTCAGATTTAGGCTTTGGTTTCAGAGCAATTTCAGGAGAAATTGTTGCTTATTCTCATTCTAATGAAATTTCTAAAAATTCTTTGAATCAATCTTCTAGAAATTTAAAATCTACACTGAAATCTTCTAACGGTACCTATAATCAAGAAATACCCAAAACTAACAAAAAATTTTATAATGATATTAATCCAATTGAAGAAAAAAATTTAAAGTCAAAACTAGAAGTTTTAAATAAAGTAAATGATTACTTGAGATCAAAAGATACAAATGTGAAACAAGTTACTACTAGTTTCTCAGGCGAACAAAAATCAATTGAAATTATACGATTAGGAGGTCAGTCAATCACAGATGTAAGACCACTTGTTAGATTCAATGTTTCAGTCATGCTTGAAAAAAATGGAAGAAAAGAAACAGGTGTATATGGAATTGGTGGAAGGCAGTCATATGACTCTTATTTAGATAATGAAAATTGGAAAAATGTTTGTGATGAAGCATATAGAATAGCTTCTGTTAATTTAGAGAGCAAGCCTGCTCCTGCTGGAGAAATGAAGGTTGTTTTAGGACCAGGTTGGCCTGCAATTTTAATTCATGAAGCAATTGGCCATGGTTTAGAGGGTGATTTTAACAGAAAAAAAACATCAGCTTTTCACGATTTAATGGGGCAGAGGGTTGCAAGCGAAGGAGTTACTATTGTCGATGATGGTACTCTTGATAAGAGAAGAGGCAGCTTAACAATTGATGATGAAGGAACACCAACCGAAAGAACGGTTTTAATTGAAAATGGAATATTAAAAAATTTTATGCAAGACAGACTCAATGCAAGATTGATGAAAACAAAATCAACAGGTAATGGAAGACGTGAGAGTTATAAACATGTAGTCCTCCCAAGAATGAGAAATACAATGATGTTGAGTGGTAAAAATACTCAAGATGAAATGATTAGTTCAGTTGATAAAGGGATATTTGCAGTTAGTTTTGGAGGAGGGCAAGTAGATATTACTTCTGGTAAGTTTGTTTTTAATTGTACTGAAGCATATGAAATTATTGATGGTAAAATTGGATCACCAATAAAAGGAGCAACTTTAATTGGAGATGGTCCATCAATACTAAAAGAAGTGTCAATGGTAGGAAATGATATGATGTTAGATCCAGGCATTGGAACATGTGGTAAAGCCGGACAAGGAGTGCCTGTTGGAGTAGCACAACCTTCAATTTTAATTGATAAGATGACTGTGGGTGGAACCAAACTTTAA
- a CDS encoding TldD/PmbA family protein: MIKGQEYLKNKASYCLDLAKKLGATSASVSVGHSISESVSFRNKILDESNRSDNLGVSITAYIDKKKSSISSSNLLGENLKTLIEKCIETTKITPEDEFNGLPDKKLLAKSVKDLNLYDESHIENDEKIEYLIELETVTSENKKIVNTESGFTENKSNFILATSDGFCDGYKTSSFTASCVAVAKDDKSMERDYDYTSKCFLSDIKSSSKLGKETREKTIKKLNPKKIGSEKINIIFDKRIASSLLSTFAGAINSSAISRGTSFLKDKLNEQIFSPTINIIDQPDIPKGLGSRPFDSEGVETETLKLVENGSLKSYLIDTYNGKKLNLKSNGRCGGTSNLFFENGKLSFNDLLKSHSKMIYVTETIGHGTNLVTGDYSVGAAGFLIENGEFKYPINEFTIAGNFKEMFNNLTLANDLEFQFSTNSPTAMVEGMVVAGK, from the coding sequence ATGATTAAAGGTCAAGAATATTTAAAAAATAAGGCGTCTTATTGTTTGGACTTAGCAAAAAAACTAGGAGCAACATCTGCAAGTGTAAGCGTTGGTCATTCAATTTCAGAATCTGTAAGTTTTAGAAATAAAATTTTAGATGAGTCAAATAGATCAGATAATTTAGGAGTAAGCATCACAGCCTACATTGATAAAAAAAAATCATCCATCTCTTCTTCAAATTTATTAGGCGAGAATTTAAAAACTTTAATTGAAAAATGCATTGAAACTACAAAAATAACCCCGGAGGATGAATTCAATGGGCTGCCAGATAAAAAACTATTAGCAAAAAGTGTAAAAGATCTAAATTTATATGATGAGTCTCATATTGAGAATGATGAAAAAATTGAATACTTAATAGAACTAGAGACAGTCACTTCAGAAAACAAAAAAATAGTTAATACAGAGTCAGGTTTTACTGAAAATAAATCAAATTTTATCCTAGCAACTTCAGATGGATTTTGTGATGGTTACAAAACCTCATCATTTACTGCTTCATGTGTAGCGGTTGCAAAAGATGATAAAAGTATGGAAAGAGATTATGATTATACTTCAAAATGCTTTTTATCTGATATTAAATCATCAAGTAAATTAGGAAAAGAGACTAGAGAAAAAACAATTAAAAAACTTAATCCTAAAAAAATTGGTAGTGAAAAGATTAATATAATTTTTGACAAAAGAATTGCGAGCAGTTTGTTGAGCACTTTTGCAGGAGCAATTAATAGTTCAGCTATTTCAAGGGGAACTTCTTTTTTAAAAGATAAATTAAATGAACAAATTTTTTCACCAACTATTAATATTATAGATCAACCCGATATTCCAAAAGGTTTAGGATCAAGGCCTTTTGACTCTGAAGGAGTAGAAACAGAAACCTTAAAACTCGTAGAGAATGGTAGCCTAAAATCTTATTTAATTGATACTTACAATGGAAAAAAACTTAACCTTAAATCAAATGGAAGATGTGGAGGAACTTCAAATCTTTTTTTTGAAAATGGAAAACTAAGTTTTAATGATCTTTTGAAATCTCATTCGAAAATGATTTATGTTACTGAAACAATTGGTCATGGAACAAATTTAGTTACAGGTGATTATTCAGTAGGTGCAGCTGGATTTTTAATTGAAAATGGTGAATTTAAATATCCAATTAATGAATTTACTATAGCTGGAAATTTTAAAGAAATGTTTAATAATTTAACATTAGCAAATGATCTAGAATTTCAGTTCTCAACTAATTCACCCACTGCAATGGTAGAAGGAATGGTTGTTGCAGGCAAATGA
- a CDS encoding DCC1-like thiol-disulfide oxidoreductase family protein: protein MKVYFNNSCKICKAEIDLYKKEKIDEINWVDITNNDQAKIETKKDSKELLRRLHVEKNGQIFSGAKAFLLVWKNIPKYKFLYSIFSLPIIFQIFSIGYEIIAFFLYLKNKKQIKIN, encoded by the coding sequence ATGAAAGTTTATTTCAATAACTCATGTAAGATATGTAAAGCAGAAATTGATCTTTATAAAAAAGAAAAGATTGATGAGATTAATTGGGTTGATATCACTAATAATGATCAAGCTAAGATTGAAACAAAAAAAGATTCAAAAGAATTATTAAGAAGATTGCATGTTGAGAAAAATGGTCAAATTTTCAGTGGAGCAAAAGCATTTTTATTAGTTTGGAAAAATATTCCAAAATATAAATTTCTATATTCAATTTTTAGCCTGCCAATAATTTTTCAAATTTTTTCCATTGGATATGAGATAATTGCATTTTTTTTATATCTGAAAAATAAAAAACAAATAAAAATTAACTAA
- a CDS encoding DUF6134 family protein: MKKIYLTFVVLFSLSTNSFGHIDHYNDFNKLEMEILRNNKVIGYNFYFFKRNGKETIVTNQIQFKVKLLGTTIFKVEGYAEEKYLEDQLISFNSKTKQNDKEKFVNLSFNKENKEFEIEGSSYTGKGSLDNVIGSWWNHKILQATSQISPVSGSVKEQVVTFIKKEKIEQYGKIYNTDHFKLRSKDMNISKDKRLDFDIWYDSKTGKIIRVSYNRMGNWEYRLKNYD; this comes from the coding sequence ATGAAAAAAATCTATTTAACTTTTGTTGTCTTATTTTCGTTATCTACTAATTCTTTTGGTCATATAGATCACTACAATGATTTTAACAAGTTAGAGATGGAAATTTTGAGAAATAATAAAGTAATTGGCTATAACTTTTATTTTTTTAAGAGAAATGGCAAAGAAACAATTGTTACAAATCAAATACAATTTAAAGTAAAACTTTTAGGGACCACAATATTTAAAGTTGAGGGCTATGCTGAAGAAAAATATTTAGAAGATCAATTGATATCTTTTAATTCTAAAACGAAACAAAATGATAAAGAAAAATTTGTAAATTTATCATTCAATAAAGAAAATAAAGAATTTGAAATAGAAGGCTCATCATATACTGGAAAAGGATCTTTAGATAACGTAATTGGAAGTTGGTGGAACCATAAAATTTTACAAGCAACTAGTCAAATAAGTCCTGTATCTGGAAGTGTTAAAGAACAAGTCGTAACCTTTATAAAAAAAGAAAAAATAGAACAGTATGGAAAAATCTATAATACTGATCACTTTAAATTAAGATCTAAAGATATGAATATTTCTAAGGATAAAAGACTAGATTTTGATATCTGGTATGACAGCAAAACAGGTAAAATAATTAGAGTTTCTTATAATCGAATGGGTAATTGGGAATATAGATTAAAAAATTACGATTAA